The Paramormyrops kingsleyae isolate MSU_618 chromosome 11, PKINGS_0.4, whole genome shotgun sequence genome includes a window with the following:
- the LOC111832708 gene encoding tubulin beta-3 chain, translating to MREIVHIQAGQCGNQIGAKFWEVISDEHGIDPTGNYVGDSDLQLERISVYYNEASSSKYVPRAILVDLEPGTMDSVRSGAFGHLFRPDNFIFGQSGAGNNWAKGHYTEGAELVDSVLDVVRKECENCDCLQGFQLTHSLGGGTGSGMGTLLISKVREEYPDRIMNTFSVVPSPKVSDTVVEPYNATLSIHQLVENTDETYCIDNEALYDICFRTLKLATPTYGDLNHLVSATMSGVTTSLRFPGQLNADLRKLAVNMVPFPRLHFFMPGFAPLTARGSQQYRALTVPELTQQMFDAKNMMAACDPRHGRYLTVATVFRGRMSMKEVDEQMLAIQSKNSSYFVEWIPNNVKVAVCDIPPRGLKMSSTFIGNSTAIQELFKRISEQFTAMFRRKAFLHWYTGEGMDEMEFTEAESNMNDLVSEYQQYQDATAEEEGEMYEDDEEESEVQGPK from the exons ATGCGAGAAATTGTTCACATTCAAGCTGGCCAGTGTGGCAATCAGATTGGAGCCAAG TTTTGGGAGGTGATCAGTGATGAACACGGCATCGACCCCACTGGGAACTATGTGGGAGATTCCGATCTCCAGCTGGAGAGGATCAGCGTCTACTACAACGAGGCCTCGT CTTCCAAATATGTGCCGAGAGCCATCCTGGTGGACCTGGAACCCGGCACCATGGACAGCGTTCGCTCTGGAGCCTTCGGTCACCTGTTCAGACCCGACAACTTCATCTTTG GCCAGAGTGGGGCTGGAAACAACTGGGCCAAGGGTCACTACACAGAAGGGGCGGAGCTGGTGGACTCAGTGCTGGACGTGGTGAGGAAGGAGTGTGAGAACTGTGACTGTCTGCAGGGATTCCAGCTGACACACTCGCTGGGCGGGGGCACCGGCTCGGGCATGGGCACCCTCCTGATCAGCAAAGTGCGTGAGGAGTACCCCGACCGCATCATGAACACCTTCAGCGTGGTGCCCTCCCCCAAGGTCTCCGACACCGTGGTGGAGCCTTATAACGCCACACTGTCCATCCACCAGCTGGTGGAGAACACAGACGAGACCTACTGCATCGACAACGAGGCTCTGTATGACATCTGCTTCCGCACCCTGAAGCTGGCCACGCCCACTTACGGGGACCTAAACCACTTGGTGTCGGCCACCATGAGCGGGGTGACGACCTCCCTCCGGTTCCCCGGCCAACTGAACGCAGACCTGCGCAAGCTGGCTGTCAACATGGTGCCCTTCCCACGCTTACACTTCTTCATGCCCGGCTTTGCCCCACTCACGGCCCGGGGCAGCCAGCAGTACCGCGCCCTCACCGTGCCCGAACTCACCCAGCAGATGTTCGACGCCAAGAACATGATGGCGGCTTGCGACCCGCGGCACGGCCGCTACCTGACGGTGGCCACCGTCTTCCGTGGCCGCATGTCCATGAAGGAGGTGGACGAGCAGATGCTGGCCATCCAGAGCAAGAACAGCAGCTACTTCGTGGAGTGGATCCCCAACAACGTCAAGGTGGCTGTCTGCGACATTCCACCCCGCGGCCTCAAGATGTCGTCCACCTTCATCGGCAACAGCACGGCCATCCAGGAGCTCTTCAAGCGCATCTCCGAGCAGTTCACCGCCATGTTCCGCCGCAAGGCCTTCTTGCACTGGTACACTGGTGAGGGCATGGATGAGATGGAGTTCACTGAGGCCGAGAGCAACATGAACGACCTGGTGTCCGAGTACCAGCAGTACCAGGATGCCACGGCTGAGGAGGAAGGGGAGATGTACgaagatgatgaagaggaatCTGAGGTGCAGGGGCCAAAGTGA
- the def8 gene encoding differentially expressed in FDCP 8 homolog isoform X1 — MEYDERLARFRQGHLNPFDRGEEGGAREDKDPPLPEVKPGLFSSEAKSQSSDRTMDLGLAEDHFSRPVDSFVASDIEQLKQAIEECKRLILELPEHSEKQKDTVVKLIHLRLKLQELKDPEEDEPNLRILLEHRFSKEKSKSVKQTCDKCSAIIWGLIQTWYTCTGCYYRCHSKCMNLITKPCVRSKVSHQSEYELNICPETGLDKQDYRCAECRTPVSLRGVPSEARQCDYTGQYYCSSCHWNDTGIIPARVIHNWEFEPRKVCRSSMRYLTLMISRPVLKLREINPLLFNFVEELVEIRKLRQDILLMKPYFITCKEAMEARLLLQLQDRQHFVENDDMYSLQDLIDISSGRLSCSLTEIHTTFAKHIKLDCERCQAKGFVCELCKEGDVLFPFDSHTSVCHDCSAVFHRDCYYDNSTTCPRCTRMTERKQDLPDEQDVGS, encoded by the exons ATGGAGTATGATGAGAGGCTTGCCCGCTTTCGCCAAGGCCACCTCAACCCCTTCGACAGAGGAGAGGAGGGTGGTGCCAGAGAGGATAAGGATCCTCCTCTACCTG AGGTGAAGCCAGGCCTGTTTTCCTCCGAGGCGAAGAGCCAAAGCTCGGACCGGACCATGGACCTGGGTCTGGCTGAGGACCACTTCTCCCGGCCTGTC GACTCTTTTGTGGCGTCCGATATCGAGCAGCTGAAGCAGGCGATCGAAGAGTGTAAGCGGCTGATTCTGGAGCTGCCCGAGCACTCAGAAAAGCAGAAGGACACAGTGGTTAAACTCATCCACCTTCGCCTCAAGCTGCAAGAGCTGAAG GACCCTGAGGAGGATGAACCCAACCTCAGAATTCTGCTGGAACACCGTTTCTCCAAGGAGAAGAGCAAGAGTGTAAAGCAGACCTGTGACAAGTGCAGTGCCATTATCTGGGGCCTCATTCAGACCTGGTATACCTGTACAG GCTGTTACTACCGTTGCCATAGCAAGTGCATGAACCTCATCACTAAGCCGTGTGTGAGGTCCAAGGTCAGCCATCAGTCTGAGTATGAGCTGAACATCTGCCCTGAGACGGGGCTGGACAAACAGGATTACAGGTGTGCGGAGTGTCGGACGCCTGTGTCACTGA GGGGCGTACCCAGTGAGGCTCGACAGTGTGACTATACGGGTCAGTACTACTGCAGCAGCTGTCACTGGAATGACACAGGCATCATCCCTGCGCGTGTCATCCACAACTGGGAGTTTGAGCCACGCAAG GTGTGCCGCTCATCAATGCGCTACCTAACCCTCATGATCTCCAGGCCAGTCCTGAAGCTACGTGAAATAAACCCCCTGCTCTTCAACTTTGTGGAGGAACTAGTGGAGATCAGG AAACTACGGCAGGACATCCTGTTGATGAAGCCCTATTTTATCACATGCAAGGAGGCCATGGAGGCCAGACTGCTACTGCAG CTTCAAGACCGGCAGCACTTTGTGGAGAACGACGACATGTACTCCCTGCAGGACCTCATCGACATCTCCAGCGGCCGGCTAAGCTGCTCCCTCACTGAGATCCACACCACCTTCGCTAAGCACATCAAACTGGACTGCGAG AGATGCCAGGCCAAGGGTTTCGTGTGTGAGCTTTGCAAGGAGGGAGATGTGCTCTTTCCTTTCGACAGCCACACGTCGGTGTGCCACGACTGCTCTGCGGTATTCCACAG GGATTGTTACTATGACAACTCCACTACATGCCCACGATGCACTAGAATGACGGAGCGCAAACAAGACCTGCCGGACGAGCAGGACGTCGGCTCTTAA
- the def8 gene encoding differentially expressed in FDCP 8 homolog isoform X2, translating into MLPSDCPISPLPRSAMLYCEIYAEVKPGLFSSEAKSQSSDRTMDLGLAEDHFSRPVDSFVASDIEQLKQAIEECKRLILELPEHSEKQKDTVVKLIHLRLKLQELKDPEEDEPNLRILLEHRFSKEKSKSVKQTCDKCSAIIWGLIQTWYTCTGCYYRCHSKCMNLITKPCVRSKVSHQSEYELNICPETGLDKQDYRCAECRTPVSLRGVPSEARQCDYTGQYYCSSCHWNDTGIIPARVIHNWEFEPRKVCRSSMRYLTLMISRPVLKLREINPLLFNFVEELVEIRKLRQDILLMKPYFITCKEAMEARLLLQLQDRQHFVENDDMYSLQDLIDISSGRLSCSLTEIHTTFAKHIKLDCERCQAKGFVCELCKEGDVLFPFDSHTSVCHDCSAVFHRDCYYDNSTTCPRCTRMTERKQDLPDEQDVGS; encoded by the exons ATGTTACCATCTGATTGTCCCATATCGCCCCTCCCGAGGTCAGCCATGCTGTATTGTGAGATTTACGCAG AGGTGAAGCCAGGCCTGTTTTCCTCCGAGGCGAAGAGCCAAAGCTCGGACCGGACCATGGACCTGGGTCTGGCTGAGGACCACTTCTCCCGGCCTGTC GACTCTTTTGTGGCGTCCGATATCGAGCAGCTGAAGCAGGCGATCGAAGAGTGTAAGCGGCTGATTCTGGAGCTGCCCGAGCACTCAGAAAAGCAGAAGGACACAGTGGTTAAACTCATCCACCTTCGCCTCAAGCTGCAAGAGCTGAAG GACCCTGAGGAGGATGAACCCAACCTCAGAATTCTGCTGGAACACCGTTTCTCCAAGGAGAAGAGCAAGAGTGTAAAGCAGACCTGTGACAAGTGCAGTGCCATTATCTGGGGCCTCATTCAGACCTGGTATACCTGTACAG GCTGTTACTACCGTTGCCATAGCAAGTGCATGAACCTCATCACTAAGCCGTGTGTGAGGTCCAAGGTCAGCCATCAGTCTGAGTATGAGCTGAACATCTGCCCTGAGACGGGGCTGGACAAACAGGATTACAGGTGTGCGGAGTGTCGGACGCCTGTGTCACTGA GGGGCGTACCCAGTGAGGCTCGACAGTGTGACTATACGGGTCAGTACTACTGCAGCAGCTGTCACTGGAATGACACAGGCATCATCCCTGCGCGTGTCATCCACAACTGGGAGTTTGAGCCACGCAAG GTGTGCCGCTCATCAATGCGCTACCTAACCCTCATGATCTCCAGGCCAGTCCTGAAGCTACGTGAAATAAACCCCCTGCTCTTCAACTTTGTGGAGGAACTAGTGGAGATCAGG AAACTACGGCAGGACATCCTGTTGATGAAGCCCTATTTTATCACATGCAAGGAGGCCATGGAGGCCAGACTGCTACTGCAG CTTCAAGACCGGCAGCACTTTGTGGAGAACGACGACATGTACTCCCTGCAGGACCTCATCGACATCTCCAGCGGCCGGCTAAGCTGCTCCCTCACTGAGATCCACACCACCTTCGCTAAGCACATCAAACTGGACTGCGAG AGATGCCAGGCCAAGGGTTTCGTGTGTGAGCTTTGCAAGGAGGGAGATGTGCTCTTTCCTTTCGACAGCCACACGTCGGTGTGCCACGACTGCTCTGCGGTATTCCACAG GGATTGTTACTATGACAACTCCACTACATGCCCACGATGCACTAGAATGACGGAGCGCAAACAAGACCTGCCGGACGAGCAGGACGTCGGCTCTTAA